The following nucleotide sequence is from Firmicutes bacterium ASF500.
CAACGGCATGGGCATGGTGGCCAGCTATCGGATGATGGAGATGCTCATCGAGAAGGCCAAGAAGTATGGCATGGCCGGCGGCGCGATCTGCAACTCCACCCACTACGGCATCGCGGGCTACTGGACCACCATGGCGGAGAAGGCCGGCATGATCGGCATCAGCGGCACCAACGCCCGCCCCTCCGTGGCCCCCACCTTCGGCGTGGAGCCCATGATGGGCACCAACCCCTTCACCTTCACCATCCCCACCGATGAGGAGTTCCCCTTCAACTTTGACTGCGCCACCTCCATCGTCCAGAACGGCAAGATCGAGTTCTATGAGCGCAGCGGCAAGCCCACCCCCGCCGGCCTGGTGGTCACCGACAACGGCGACACCATGACCGACTCCGGCCAGATCCTGAAGGATATGCGGGCCGGCAAGTGCGCCCTGCTGCCCATCGGCGGCCTGGGCGAGGCCACCGGCGGCTATAAGGGCTACGGCTTCAACACCATCGTGGAGATTCTCTCCGCCGCCCTGGCCGGCGGCCCCTTCATGAAGGCGCTGAGCGGCAAGGACGCTGACGGCAACAACACCATGTACCGTCTGGGCCACTTCTTCTTCGTCATCAACCCCGAGTTCTTCATGGGTCTGGACACCTTCAAGGAGACCTCCGGCGGCATCTGCCGGGGCCTGCGGAGCTCCCGGAAGGCCCCCGGCGCCGAGCGCATCTACACCGCCGGCGAGAAGGAGTATCTGGCCTGGCAGGACCGCAAGGATAAGGGCGTGCCCGTGGGCGAGTCCATCCAGAAGGAAATGATCGCCCTGCGGGATCAGCTGAACCTGCCCTATCACTTCCCCTTCGAGGACTAATAAGATCTAAGCGCCCCCGCCCGCCGGGCGGGGGACGCGGGTCCTTACTATGTGCGCCCCGTCCGGAGGACGGGGAAACGATCCTATTATAAATGGAGGAATATAAAATGGATTACGCAAAGGAATCTCTCCGTCTCCACGGCGAATGGAAGGGCAAGATCGAGGTCGTGGCTACCGTGCCCGCCAACGACAAGGAGTCCCTCTCCCTGGCCTACACCCCCGGCGTGGCTCAGCCCTGCCTGGCTATCCAGGAGGACCCCAACAAGAGCTATGAGCTGACCCGGCGGCACAACCTCTGCGCCGTCATCACCGACGGCTCCGCCGTTCTGGGCCTGGGCGACATCGGCCCCGAGGCCGGTATGCCCGTGATGGAGGGCAAGTGTGTCCTGTTCAAGTCCTTCGGCGGGGTGGACGCCTTCCCTCTGTGCGTCAAGACCCACGACGTGGACGAGTTCGTCAACGCGGTGTATCTCATGTCCGGCTCCTTCGGCGGCATCAACCTGGAGGACATCGCCGCCCCCCGGTGCTTTGAGATCGAGCGGAAGCTGAAGGAGAAGTGCGACATCCCCATCTTCCACGACGACCAGCACGGCACCGCCATCATCACCCTGGCCGGTCTGACCAACGCCCTGAAGGTGGTCGGCAAGAAGAAGGAGGAGGTCAAGGTGGTCACCTCCGGCGCCGGCGCCGCGGCCATCTCCATCGTGAAGCTGCTGCTGTCCGCCGGGTTCAAGAACGTCACCATGTGCGACCGGAAGGGCGCGATCTACGCCGGGCGCGAGGGCCTGAACTGGATCAAGGAGGAGATGGCCCAGGTCACCAACCTGGAGAAGAAAGCCGGCTCCCTGGCCGACGCCCTGGTGGGCGCTGACGTGTTCATCGGCGTGTCCGCCCCCGGCACTGTCACCACCGAGATGGTCAAGACCATGAACAAGGACGCCATCGTCTTCGCCTGCGCCAACCCCACTCCGGAGATCTTCCCTGACGAAGCCAAGGCCGGCGGCGCTCGGGTGGTCTCCACCGGCCGCAGCGACTTCCCCAACCAGATCAACAACGTTCTGGCCTTCCCCGGCGTGTTCCGCGGCACCTTCGACGTCCGCGCCAGCGACATCAACGAGGAGATGAAGATGGCCGCCGCCGAGGCTCTGGCCGGCCTGATCTCTGACGAGGAGCTGAACGAGGAGTACATCATCCCCCAGGCCTTCGACGAGCGGGTAGGCCCCGCCGTTGCCAAGGCCGTGGCCGAGGCCGCCCGGAAGTCCGGCGTGGCCCGCATCTGACACGCCCCGCCGGAGGATGAGGAAATGATCGACTTTCGGAAAAAAAGGCTGTTCCTGCTGGATATGGACGGCACCATTTATCTGGGCGACCAGCTCTTTGACGGCACCACGGACTTTCTGAACCAGGTGCGGGCCCAGGAGGGGAAGTACCTCTTTGTGACCAACAACTCCTCCCGCAGCGTGTCCGCCTATGTGGACCGGCTCAACGGCATGGGCATCCCCTCCTCCGCCGGCGACTTTCTCACCTCCGTGGACGCCCTTATCTGGTATCTGCGGGGAAAGTATGACAACGCGCTGATCTATGCCTTCGGGACCCGGACCTTCCGCCAGCAGCTGGCGGAGGCGGGCTTCCGAGTCACCGACAGGCTGGAGGACGGCGTCTCCCTGCTGGTGTGCGGCTTCGACACGGAGCTGACCTTCCAGAAGCTGGAGGACGCCTGTATCCTTCTGGGCCGGGAGGTGGACTTCGTGGCTACCAACCCGGACTGGGTGTGCCCCACCTCCTACGGCTCGGTGCCCGACTGCGGCTCGGTGTGCGAGATGCTGTTCCGGGCCACCGGCCGGCGTCCCAAATTCATCGGCAAGCCGGAGCCCGAGATGGCTCTGCTGTCCATGGAGAAGTACGGCTATACCCCGGAGCAGACCGTCCTAATCGGCGACCGGGTCTATACCGACATCGCCTGCGGCGTCAACGCCGGTATCGACACCGCTTTCGTCCTGTCCGGCGAGGGCGTGCCCGAGGACCAGGAGCGTTTCGGCGTTCAGGCCGCCGGAGTCTACCCGAATATTCGGGAAATCTGGAGAAGTATGGTCTGATTTGCCCTTTTTCGGGATATGCCTCCTCCTTTTATCGAGGACGCATAAAAAACCTGTCAAGAACCGCAAAGTTTTTGTTGAAAAGATCCGGTATCTGTGTTATGCTACTAGACAGCATACGTTGTCTCCCCCCCTTCGGGCGGGATTACTCTGTGTGTTCCCCGAGCCGCCTGCGCGGACCGGGAAATAAATTTAAAAAATAGGAGAGATTGTGATGAAAAAGGCTTTAGCAATGATTTTGTCCTTGGCAATGGCCCTGTCCCTGGCCGCGTGCGGCGGCGGTGGCGGCGGCGGGACCTCCACCCCCGCTCCCGGCGGCAGCTCCACCCCCAGCGCCGGTACCAGCACCCCCGGCGGCGATGACGACTACTATCTGGAGATCCGCTTTTCCAACGTGTTCCAGCCCACCGAGTGGAACTACAAGGCCAGTGAGAAGCTGGCTCAGATGATCACCGAGAAGACCGACGGCCACATCACCGTTACTTATTACGGCCAGAACGAGCTGGACTGCTACGCCGACTCCGTGTCCCAGGCCGTCAACGGCGCCAACTGGATGGGCCTTGAGGAGCCCTCCCTGTTCGCCGACTATGTGGGCGACGCCGCCATGGTTATCGCCCCCATGCTGTACAGCTCCACCGCTGAGTACAACTACGTGATGGATTCCGACTTCGTGGCCGACCTGTGCGACCGCCTGGCCGCGGAGAACATCCACATTCTGGACACCCACTACTCCTTCGGCTTCCGCAGCGTCGTCACCAACCTGGACGTGACCAAGCCCGAGGACCTGAACGGCCACATCCTCCGCGCCACCTCCTCCGCTCTGTTCACCAAGACTCTGGAGGCCCTGGGCGCTACCCCCAACGCCATGAGCTTCACCGAGTGTCTCCAGGCCATCCAGGGCGGCGTCGTTGAGGGCTTCGAGGGCTCCACCTCCACTCTGGCCGGCGCCGGCAACCCCTATGAGCTGGTGAAGAAGGTCGCCATGACCAACCACCTGATCGCCACCCGCTGGCTGTTCATGCCCGAGAACGTGTGGCAGGAGATCCCCGAGAAGTATCAGAAGATCATTGAGGAGTGCGCCTACGAGTGCGGCATGTGGGAGCAGACCAGCTGTGACGAGGACGAGGAGGTCCAGAAGCAGATGCTGGCCGAGAACGGCGTCACCTGGAACGAGGTCGACCTGGACGCCTTCAAGAAGGCCTGCGAGCCCGTGATCGACTGGATCATTGAGGAGTACGGCTCCAGCCGCGAGGCCTATGACCAGCTGTCCGCTCTGGTCGCCGAGTACCGCGCCCAGAACGCCTAAGCAGTCTGAAAATCTGCGGCGGCTTCGCCGCGGTCATTCCGGTCCGGCTGTCAGGAGGCTGACAGCCGGACCCGGAAGCTGACGGATGTTTTAAAATTCATTATTTTGAGGTGAACTATGGCTCACAAAAAAATAACTGTTACATCCGTACTGAAAAACCTGGACGCGATCATCACCTGTGTTACGCTTTCCGTCTGCGTGATCCTGGTCAATGTCAACGTCATTCTCCGGTATGCCATCAAGCAGCCCATCCCGGGCTGTGAGGAGATCGTGACCGGTTTCTTCGTATGGACTGTATTCATCGGCTGCGCCTACGCCCACCGGATGCACGCCCACCTGGGCGTAGACATCCTGGTGAACATTATGCCGGGAAAAATGAAGAAGGTCGTGGAAAACGTCGTCTTTTTCCTGGAACTGGCCATTCTGATCCTGGTGACCTACATCAGCGCTCAGTATGTCTATCACCTGATGTTCAACCTCTCCGGCGCATGGAAGCCCGCGCTGACGGAGGTGCTCCGCTTCCCCATGTGGTATATCGCCATCGCGGTGCCCATCGGCTTCGGCCTGTGCACCATCTTCTCCATCGTTGAGCTTCTGACCAACAAGCTGCATCTCTTCAAGGGCAGCTCCAATCAGAACGGTCACACCCCTGAGCAGGGAGGTGGCGCGGTATGATGACTCTGTCCCCCATGGACCTGATCCCCGTGGTCATGCTCTTCCTGCTGTACTTCATGGGAATGCCCATCGTGTACTCCCTGTTCGGCGCCACCTTCTTCTTTTTCCTGGTGCTGGACGCCTCCTCCCCCGCGTGGCTCATCATGCAGAAGGTCATGAAGTCCACTCAGTCCTTCTCCATGCTGGCTATCCCCTTCTTCGTCATGTCCGGTTCCGTCATGAACTACGGCGGCATCAGTGACAAGATGATGGATTTCGCTGAAGTGCTAACGGGCCACATGAAGGGCGGCCTGGCCCAGGTGAACGTGGTGCTGTCCATGCTGATGGGCGGCTGCTCCGGCTCGGCCAACGCCGACTGCGCCATGCAGTCCAAGATGCTGGTGCCCGAGATGGAGAAGCGCGGCTACTCCAAGGCTTTCTCCGCCGCCATCACCGCCGCCTCCTCGGCGGCCACCCCCGTCATCCCCCCTGGAGTCAACCTGATTGTCTACTGCCTGATCGCTCAGGTCTCCCTGGGCCGGGTGTTCGCCGCCGGCTACGTACCCGGCATCCTGATGTCCGCCGCCATGATGGTCACCGTGGCGATCATCGCCAACAAGCGGGGCTATGAGCGCTCCCGTCCCCGCCGGGCCACCCTGGGCGAGATCGGCAAGCAGTTCATGACCTCCTTCTGGGGCGTGTTCTTCCCCATCGGCATCATTTTGGGTATCCGTTTCTCCCTGTTCACCCCCTCCGAGGGCGGCGCTGTGGCCGTGCTGTACTGCTTCATCATCGGCACCTTCGTCTATAAGCGCCTCAAGCTCAAGGAGCACCTGATTCCCATCCTGCTGGACAGTATCGCCGGTACCTCCAGCGTGGTCCTGATCATGGTGGCCGCCAACACCTTTGGCAACTACATGAGCTGGATCAACCTGCCCAAGATCGTCGCCAGCGGTATGCTGAGCCTGACGCAGAACAAGTACGTATTCCTGCTGCTGTGCAACCTGATTCTGCTGATTATGGGCATGTTCCTGGAGGGCGGCGCGGCCCTGATGATTATCACGCCGCTGTTGCTGCCCGTCTCCCGTCAGCTGGGCATCAACGACTATCACTTTGGTATGGTTGCTATCGTCAATATTATGATTGGCGGCATCACCCCGCCCTTCGGCTCTATGATGTTTACGACCTGCGGCATTACAGGCTGTAAGATCACAGACTTCCTAAAAGAGGTCTGGCCATTCATCCTATCGCTGGTGGCGGTCCTGCTGCTGCTGACCTTCGTGCCCGATCTGGTCACCTGCGTACCCGACCTGATCTACGGCCCGGAGCTGAAATAACCTTCCCGTCAAATGAACAAAATCTGAGAGGTCGAACACGGCCTCTCAGATTTTTATAAAGCACCCCGGTTAGGAGAGGGATATGACCTATTACGATGTAACGATGCGGCATTCGGAAAAAACCTTCGAGTCGCTGTCTCATATGCAGTACGACCTGTTCTGCAAAAGCAACCTGGTGGGCCGGAACATTCTGGGGACGGCCATCGTTCTGCTGGGCATCCTGGAGCAGGAAAATTGGTGGGCCATTCTGCTGGTAGCCTACGGCTGCTACCTGTTCACCAGCAAATACAGCTCCGCCAACCACACCGCCCATAAGCTGGCAAAGCAGATCACCGAGTCCGGGATGGACTTTCCCGCCTCCCGCTTCCTCTTCAAGGACCACGGCATGGAGATCCGGCCCCTGGAGGAGAAGGAGAAGGCGGGGGACGTTCTGCTCTACGGCGATGTGTGCCGGCTGGGGGAGGATATGCGCTACTTCTACCTCTTCCGGGACCAGTACGGCGGCTACATGGTCCCAAAGGAGCAGCTGGCCGATGAGACATCCAAATTCCGGAGCTTTTTGGAGGAAAAAACCAGGCTGACCTTCCGCAGCCGCTCCGCGCCCGTTCTGCGGCTGGCCCGCCGGCTCAGCCGCTCCAAGAGCTAGGCGCGGGAAAGGAGAAGCGTTATGATCGACGCCTTTGACTATCTGCGTGAATTCAATATCGCGGCCGTGACGCTGCGTCTGGTTCTGGCTATGCTCTTCGGCGGAATGCTGGGGCTGGAGCGGGCCAGAAAGCGGCGGGCCGCCGGCTTTCGCACCTATATGATCGTCTGTATCGGGGCCACGCTTGCCATCCTCCTCAGCCAGTATGAGGCGGCGATGCTGTCCGGCCCCTGGAAGGACGTGGCCGACTATGTGGGCATCCACTCGGACGTGTCCCGGTTTGGCGCCCAGGTCATCAACGGCATCGGCTTTTTGGGCACGGGCACCATCATCGTCACCGGGCGGCAGGAGGTCAAGGGCCTGACCACCGCCGCCGGGCTGTGGGCCTCGGCCTGTATGGGCCTGGCTATAGGGGCCGGGTTCTATGAGTGCGTCATTTTGGCCGTCCTGCTGATTACCTTCTGCGTCCGTCTGCTGCCCATTTTTGAGGGGTACCTCGTGGAGCGGGCCCGGAATATCAACATCTATGTGGAGTTCGCCTCCCTGGACGACGTGGGCGCGATTATCAGCCGGATCAAGGAGCAGGGAGCCCAGATTTTTGAGGTGGATATCAACCACGGAGAGGAAAACCACTCGCTGAAACCCAGCGCGGTCTTCTCCATCCGCCTGAATCAGCGCTGCCTCCATGAGGAGGTGCTGACCGCCATCTCCGATCTGGAGCACATCACCATGATCGACGAGGTGTAGCGGCCACAACATCATGAGGCTTTATGCCGTGGGGAGAGGGATACTATGATACCGATTTTTGACGGCTTGAGGGACATTTCCTTCCTGTCTGTAGGGGTCCGGCTGTTTCTGACCGTAATCTGCGGCGGACTGGTCGGAATCGAGCGGGCCTATAAGCGCCGCCCGGCGGGGATGCGCACCCATATTCTGATCTGCCTGGGGGCGGCGATGACCACGCTGACCAGCCAATACCTGTACATGGTGATGCACTACTACACCGACATGGCCCGTCTGGGCGCTCAGGTGGTGGCCGGCGTGGGCTTCATCGGCGCGGGCACCATCATCGTCACCCGCCGCCAGCGGGTCAAGGGCCTGACCACCGCCGCCGGACTGTGGGGGGTAGCCATCATCGGCCTGACGCTGGGGGGCGGCTTCTACGAGGGCGGCCTGCTGGCCACGGGCATGATTCTGGTGGCCGAGCTGGTGTTCGCCAAGTGGGAGTACCGCCTGCTGGACAGCGCCCCAGAGATCAACCTGTACATGGAGTATCGGGGCCGGGTCTGCCTGGAGACCGTCCTCAAATTTTACCGCGAGTTCAACCTGAAGCTGCTGAACATGGAGATTACCCGCCATGCGGACAGCGACAGCTCCACCTCCTGCGCCATTTTCACCCTGCGCCTGAATAAAAAATGCAGCGCCGAGTGGGTCGTGGCACAGCTCCACGGCGTCAAGGGAATCAATATCGTGGAGGAAATGTAAGCGTAAAAGTAGAGCCGGGGCCTGTGGGACATCGTACCCACAGGCCCCGGACTTTCATCGGAGGCCATTCCATATAAATCCCCCGGATTCTGGGAAAGCTGAATTCTGGGTGATATGATTATGGGATTTTTCCACGGCACAGAGGGGACAGGCCCCTATTTTGAGGGCTGGTACTTCAAGCACCAGAGCCCGGGCGGGCAGGCCCTGGCGCTGATCCCCGCCTTCCACATCGACGGCGAGGGACGCCATACCGCCTCGCTCCAGGTCATTTCAAAGGACCGGGCCTGGTGGCTGGAGTACCCGGCCTCACAGCTTCAGGTCTCCCGGAGGCCCTTCCAGGTGCGGATTGGACAGTCCTGCTTCGGGGAAGAGGGAATCAGCCTCCAGATTCAGCGGGACGGGCTCTCCCTCCGCGGTGCTCTGCGCTACGGCCCCCTTACCGCCCTGCGGTCCGACATCATGGGGCCCTTTCGGTTCTTTGCGGGGATGCAGTGCGCCCACGGCGTTATCAGCATGGGGCACTCTCTCAGCGGAGCGCTGGAGCTGAACGGCGAGCCCCTGGAGTTCTCCGGCGGGATTGGATACATTGAGACAGACCGGGGCCGCTCCTTTCCCCAAAGGTATCTCTGGACCCAGTGCGTCTGGGAGGGGGCGGAGCGGGGCAGCCTGATACTTGCGGCGGCCACCATCCCCCTGCCTGTGGGGGGCTTCACCGGCTGTATCTGCTCCGTTCTGTACGGCGGGCGGGAATACCGCCTGGCAACCTACCGGAGGGCCAAAATCGAGAGGTGGTCCTCCTCCGGTGCGGCGATTCGTCAGGGGAAATACCGCCTGGAGGCGGAGCTGCTGAGCGAGCGGCGGCAGGCCCTCCGCGCCCCGGCGGAGGGGCGCATGGAGCGCACCATACACGAGAGCCTCCAGGCGGAGGTAAGGTACCGCTTCTGGCGGGGGAGGGAGCTCCTGTTTCAGCGCACAGACCCCAATGCCAGCTTTGAATATTCCTCCTGAACGGCGAGACCCGAGGGCGAGGTGTGAAACCTTGCCCTTTTCTTTTTAAAAACAAAAAATAAAATTAAAGCTTGACTTTAACAATATTAAAGATTATAATACAAATCAGAAGGGAGGCGGATATGAGCATGGAGCTGCTGCCTGAGTGGATGACCGGGATGGAGGAGGAGGACGTGGCCTTTATCAAGCGGTTCATACTGGCCTCCGGGTCGCTGAAGGAGGTGGCCGGCCAGTACGGCGTGACTTACCCCACTGTGCGCCTGCGGCTGGACCGGCTGATTCAAAAGATCAAGCTCAGTGAGACCGCCGCCGCCGACCCATACATTGCCACCATCAAACGGCTGGCGATGAACGAGAAGCTGGACCTGGATACCGCCAAGGTCCTGATCGCGGAGTACAAGAAGACGAAAAGGGAGGAATTGTAATGTCTGGTGTTGGTCTTGTGATCGGCATATTTGGCCTGATTTTTTATCTGTTCGCCATACTTCTGCCCGTCGCCCTGCTGGTGGCTCTCCAGGTGTGGCTGTGCAAGAAGAGCGTGAAGCTGGGGCTGATTTTGCCGGGAATTTCCCTGGCCGTGTCCCTGCTGCTGACCACGTTGATTGCCATCAATCTGATCGGAGCCATGCCCAGAAGCCTGATCGCGATGGTCGTGATCTTCCTGATTTCCAATATCCCGACCGTGGTGTTTGGCGGGATCTGGCTCCACTTCAAGGGCCGTCAAGACACGATGGACGACCTGAAACGGATGAAAATTGAAGATCTGGAGTAAAAGGACACGCCTCCCGGCTGGGAGGCGTGTCCTTTTATTGCTTTTCGTGCTGGAGGGTGTGGGCCTTGATTTTCTCAAAGCTCTCGTCGCTCAGGTCGTGCTCCATTTTGCAGGCGTCGGCGGCGGCGACCTCCTCGCTGACGCCCAGGGACACCAGGAAGCGGGTAAGCAGCTTGTGCCGGCCATAGATGCGCTGGGCGATCTCCTCGCCGGGGGGGAGGAGGGTGATATAGCCGTCCCCGTCCATCTCGATGTAGCCGTTTTCCCGAAAGCGCTTCA
It contains:
- the sapB gene encoding Protein SapB, translating into MIDAFDYLREFNIAAVTLRLVLAMLFGGMLGLERARKRRAAGFRTYMIVCIGATLAILLSQYEAAMLSGPWKDVADYVGIHSDVSRFGAQVINGIGFLGTGTIIVTGRQEVKGLTTAAGLWASACMGLAIGAGFYECVILAVLLITFCVRLLPIFEGYLVERARNINIYVEFASLDDVGAIISRIKEQGAQIFEVDINHGEENHSLKPSAVFSIRLNQRCLHEEVLTAISDLEHITMIDEV
- the siaT_2 gene encoding Sialic acid TRAP transporter permease protein SiaT, coding for MMTLSPMDLIPVVMLFLLYFMGMPIVYSLFGATFFFFLVLDASSPAWLIMQKVMKSTQSFSMLAIPFFVMSGSVMNYGGISDKMMDFAEVLTGHMKGGLAQVNVVLSMLMGGCSGSANADCAMQSKMLVPEMEKRGYSKAFSAAITAASSAATPVIPPGVNLIVYCLIAQVSLGRVFAAGYVPGILMSAAMMVTVAIIANKRGYERSRPRRATLGEIGKQFMTSFWGVFFPIGIILGIRFSLFTPSEGGAVAVLYCFIIGTFVYKRLKLKEHLIPILLDSIAGTSSVVLIMVAANTFGNYMSWINLPKIVASGMLSLTQNKYVFLLLCNLILLIMGMFLEGGAALMIITPLLLPVSRQLGINDYHFGMVAIVNIMIGGITPPFGSMMFTTCGITGCKITDFLKEVWPFILSLVAVLLLLTFVPDLVTCVPDLIYGPELK
- the mntR_2 gene encoding Transcriptional regulator MntR: MNIHESAEDYLESILILRERQGMVRSIDVVHHLEVTKPSVSVAMKRFRENGYIEMDGDGYITLLPPGEEIAQRIYGRHKLLTRFLVSLGVSEEVAAADACKMEHDLSDESFEKIKAHTLQHEKQ
- a CDS encoding NAD-dependent malic enzyme, with protein sequence MDYAKESLRLHGEWKGKIEVVATVPANDKESLSLAYTPGVAQPCLAIQEDPNKSYELTRRHNLCAVITDGSAVLGLGDIGPEAGMPVMEGKCVLFKSFGGVDAFPLCVKTHDVDEFVNAVYLMSGSFGGINLEDIAAPRCFEIERKLKEKCDIPIFHDDQHGTAIITLAGLTNALKVVGKKKEEVKVVTSGAGAAAISIVKLLLSAGFKNVTMCDRKGAIYAGREGLNWIKEEMAQVTNLEKKAGSLADALVGADVFIGVSAPGTVTTEMVKTMNKDAIVFACANPTPEIFPDEAKAGGARVVSTGRSDFPNQINNVLAFPGVFRGTFDVRASDINEEMKMAAAEALAGLISDEELNEEYIIPQAFDERVGPAVAKAVAEAARKSGVARI
- the yjmC gene encoding putative oxidoreductase YjmC translates to METRPYVAWDLMDAFMIDVFKAYGVPEEDAKICSDVLLESDRRGIESHGCNRFKPIYIDRIVNGTLLPKTEIEILKDTPTTVVMDAHNGMGMVASYRMMEMLIEKAKKYGMAGGAICNSTHYGIAGYWTTMAEKAGMIGISGTNARPSVAPTFGVEPMMGTNPFTFTIPTDEEFPFNFDCATSIVQNGKIEFYERSGKPTPAGLVVTDNGDTMTDSGQILKDMRAGKCALLPIGGLGEATGGYKGYGFNTIVEILSAALAGGPFMKALSGKDADGNNTMYRLGHFFFVINPEFFMGLDTFKETSGGICRGLRSSRKAPGAERIYTAGEKEYLAWQDRKDKGVPVGESIQKEMIALRDQLNLPYHFPFED
- the yutF gene encoding Acid sugar phosphatase, which codes for MIDFRKKRLFLLDMDGTIYLGDQLFDGTTDFLNQVRAQEGKYLFVTNNSSRSVSAYVDRLNGMGIPSSAGDFLTSVDALIWYLRGKYDNALIYAFGTRTFRQQLAEAGFRVTDRLEDGVSLLVCGFDTELTFQKLEDACILLGREVDFVATNPDWVCPTSYGSVPDCGSVCEMLFRATGRRPKFIGKPEPEMALLSMEKYGYTPEQTVLIGDRVYTDIACGVNAGIDTAFVLSGEGVPEDQERFGVQAAGVYPNIREIWRSMV